The genome window agagagaaggtggcagaggggagggagagagaaggtggcagaggggagggagagagaaggtggcagaggggagggagagagaaggtggcagaggggagggagacgaggtggcagaggggagagagaaggtggCCTTTCTCCTCACTGTAGTTGTGCGCTCGCTGTGCGCCTCAGAGGCAAAATGAAGctcttgctaaaaaaaaaaaaacaagactccGCTGGATCACAGATCTAACATCATTCTCGCATTCCTGCCCCGACCGGGATCCGGTTTCACTTTGAACCCTAAGCTGGTCGATGCCATCTACCGTTCACAAGCAGAGGCCCCACTAAAGGTCTGACGGGAACGCCCGGGCAAGGCAGCTCACATTACAACAATTGGGTCCATGTCACAGTCATGTTTTGTACAATTGAACTGTAAGGTAGCTTCAGATGAACCCACTGACCTCTTTATCCTTCGGAATGTGAGTTTTCTGCATTTCAACCTAATTTGATCGATGGGAGTCAGGAGGCGGTTACCTTAAACGACGCGGAGGACAGATAACGATTGGATGGTATGATAAGCATCCCATCCCCGGGGTCATTGAACAAATTCCACATACATCAATTAACAGGTATCCTGTTACAACATTGAATGCAGCGGTTGACAGATAACCGTGTGCCCCGTCAGTGGAGCGCTCAGCAGTATTTACCATTAGACAAATACACGGGTGGTTACGTAAGCCTTTTGAAGCAGACTGGGAAAGAATGCAGAGGGGAGTGAAGATACACATTTTAATAAGTCCGCAAAGCTTTTTTCCTAAGGAATGCTCAGCTTCCTTCATTTTACTGGCAACAAACCCAGCGAAGAAAATCTGCCATTCCCGCCTTACGTCTGCAAATGGCAAATTTCTGTCCTTCCTCCACCTTTGTGACCGGGCTCTTCTCAGCTATCACTTATCTACTTTCAGTCTCTCCCTTTGAGACTCAGACTTATCTGGTAAAACAATGCAATCGGCGACCTCAGAGGTCCACATGCTGGATCGACAACGTGGGCGTCTGGTGTGCGACGCAATTTGGCTGACACGGAAAAAAACGTCCAATGGGAGAAAGGCGCGTTACGCAGCACGTTACAAAGTTCACCCTGCACTTTTCTATGGAATCCTATGCCAGGTGtgaatgaccccccccaccgTACAAAGTCTAACTTCTGATATGCATCACCGAAACCTCCACCGAATCTCTTAATATAACATCGGCTTACTTACGGTTTCAAACGCATTGCACGTTACCAGCATTACTAAAAGTTCATTCAAACTACCAAAACCTCACCAACAACCATTTCCTTCGAGGGAATTCGTGGAGGgttgagaggggggaggggggggggtcacttcaACCGGGAATGAATGCAGAGTTTAGAAATCATTGATCGAGGATTACGTCATCATTAATATAACAAAACAGAAAGCTGAATTTCATACTAAGCCACAAGTACTGATTGGGGCGAGGTCGAGGTCTGTCTGGATCAAGTCCTCTCTGTACAGAGTTTGGTCGCCGCGGAACCATTTCCTGGTATTGTTCGCCTCCATTGGAACCTTACAGGTGCTTGCGGtgagggcgagggagggggggagaggaaggggcgtcggcagaaaaaaacaagcgGAATAAAAGCGGTGAGGGGAGCAGAGGGCACGAAGAAATGAATTACTGCAGATGTGTCCATGACTGAGACGACATAATTATGCTGCTCATGACGACtagagggaagaaaagaaaaaaaagactagaCGTTCAAGAAAAGAAATCTGCTAGTAAGAACTCAATTAAGACAATGTTGGTTATACAAAACTCAAGCAGGATGCGCATTGCGTTCGCCTGCAGACTGAATCCCCCACCATCACTACGTACGGTTAATAGAGAATCTTAACAGTCCACTTTCAGCGGAATTTCTTTCCCCGTATGAATGAATCTCAGCTGACTGCGCAGGAAACCAGACAAGACCCCTCGCTGCTCGACCACATCGAGCGCTGGGGCCACGCAGCAACTGGCTGCAGCGAAGAACGTCGCCACCGTGCAACAAAAGAATACCAACAATTTCCCAAAGCCTTGCTGACTCAttcagataaaataaaaaatataaagaaagAAACTTTCTAAATAACTAGTTAGCTGGCAGTATAATTTGCTTATAATTGACAAATCACTGCAGCTTAAGCTCTGGTCTTTTTTCCAGGCAGTGCGATCGTCCGTTTCTCTCTTAGCGAAGGAGGCCGGCGAGTGCGTTCAGATGAGCgcacatacaaaaacacataGATTAGAAACACCTTCCCTGTGTACCAACAACATTAAGAGTTCATACCCGAAGAAGACGTACCGTGTCACACAGGCCTCCCCTTGCTGCACTCGTACTCGCAACAAAAAAGGGGCCTGGAAGTAATCTGGCTCAACAAACGCTACCCTACTTAGAAAGAACTTGCACATCGTGGGTGCGTTTCATTTCGTCTAGCCTACAGTACGCAACCCTACGGGGAGGGGCACATTGCTGACACAAGAGCAATGGAATGTAACGATCTCCGTGGGGGTCCTCCATAACCGCGCAAGACTGGCATCAAGTGAGAAGAACTGGCCCCCGGGGAAGCACTGCAAGTGCCTCATGCATGActcaaaatacaacaggatGCGACGTACCACACGTCACCCAAAGGGCCCGTTTAAGGCTACATGGTCACGGATTTTTGGGGCCTGTTTTATGAAGGCGTATCATCCGGAGAGATGGCTTTGATTAAAACAAGCAtcgtttgacaaaaaaaaaaaaaaaacacacacgtttgtaTTTTTTAGCTGCCGTTAACATTCCAGCATGAAACCTCATCTGAACAAATCATTTGTGTCTGAGTACCCAGTGAGGTAATCTCACGCTGCGGTTTCATAGCTTCTTGGCAGAAGGCATCAGCTGATCGTAAGCGTATGGCTCCGATCTCTACACTGAGGCGCCGCTGCCGCTCTCCCGGACGCCTCAACCCTCGCTTTCTAAACGAGAAGCAGGTTTGGAGTGAGTGGACGCCAGGTTTCAGAGCCCACACGCTGGCCGACTCTACACCGGCCATCAGCAGGGCGGCGCAGGCATACCAGGGACTGTTTGCCTCCCCAGAGTGCAAACACAATGATGTGCCGGCTAACAGAGCAAACACAAATTGACCTGACAAAGCAGGCTCGTGTAGGTGTGCAGAGACGGGCCCAGTTAAGCATGAGGAAAATGTGACACTTGATGGATGGGACGGGCCGTAGGCAATTAATGAAGACTGGTTTTCATGTACATGGAAACAGGTCATTGGGTGTTGCGTGATATGGGAAAATAATGTTATACAGTGAAGATGATTTTATAATTTCCTTAACGTGTTTCTACTTTATTTACCCAATACTGTCATTTTCATGTGGAAATTGCTCCCCAATTACTCCTGGAAGACTGATTCCCACCTCTTGCTGCTTCTCCTCAAGTCTCTTCCCTTCCTTTAGTATGTTCCACAGTTTGCGACGCCCTCTCAGAAAGAATTGTGATCTGTGACTTTGCGGCCAcataaataaaacgttcttaGCTCGATACATCCCACAATGTCTGTCACGCTGCCTATGCAATGTCCAGAGCAGGGCCGCACTGTAATTACCATACAAACCTGGTCATTTACAGCTGGCGTTCTTCTTGTGGATTTCAGAATTCCGTCTGGCTAACTGATAGAACCACTAGCGCCCATTAACCAGTGTAAGAAAAATGCTTAACTCATCACCAAAAGTGTGTTTCGAGCTGCTCGAAACCCAAACTTTTTACTTCATAACAACAGCCACatccccaacacacacgcacgcgtgtATTACAATCAGAAGCCATACAATTAGAGATATGCCGACATACTTTCAAGATATGCTCCAAATCATGAATTTGAAGAACCTCCCGCAGGGGGATGTGGTAGAACTAGAGTCAGATGGCATTCATCCTTTGCTGGGGGGCCATTGAAGCCCCCGGTGTGCCGCACAGACCTGCATATGACATCGGCTTTGTGAGGTCGAAGCAGCACAGCGGCGTCtctttttatccccccccccccccagagaaaaGCGGTGACGTCATGTGGCCAAGCAGACTTAACACCGGCGGCCACACACAGCGTCCAAGTTAAGATGAATCCACATAAGACACGTGAACCATCCGGTGCACACTTGGCCTAGAACTCACTTTTCCTCCACGGCCTTTATTTTTATAGCGCGAGTCATTGAAGCGAATCACTTCCTGCCCGCAGCGTTACCGTTATGCCCACAGAGCCCGCACTGTATCTGACGCCATACGGCACAGCGTTCATTTGAAGTTCAAAAACAATAAAGTGTACggttaaaaagttaaagaaagcTCGGTTCGAGTCCGGTCTTTCCGGAGGTCCGCTCCGCCCGTCGCGGCGGCGGTGAACTCGCGCTTCCTGGTTCCGTGCACTTGCCGGAGTAACGGGCAGACCGAGACGTTACGTCGAGACAGCATGGCGGACGAACGTGTTCAAGTTTAAACAAATTACCTGCTCTTTTTTTGGGTGCAGGACGCCTTTTTGGGGGGGCTGGTTGTAGCAAACAACTACCGGGTGGCTCAGTCAGCGTCGCCTTGAGTCAAACTTCGTTTCCCGTCGACAGCAGAGAGTTTCAGGCTAAACTACAGCGCTCgcgtcctccctctcttcctccactcCAATCACTCTATctttgctttttctctctctttttttcccccctttctccccccctttcCTTCGGCCCTCCCTCTTCTGCTAGCTGCTTACTGGTTCGCGTAACATCAGTCAGTACGTAGCCGGCCGGGGTGCGGCCCGGGACCGGAGGGGGCGGGCCCCCGCCATCGCAAACAGCCGCTCTGGCCAATGGCCGCCGCGCTTTGATAATCCGCACACTTTGGACCAATCAACTGGAGGGGTGACGGCCGCTGCGCAGGCGAGGTGCGCAGATGAACGCTGAACTTGAAAGCcgtgaggagaaagagaggagaggggggaacGGACAAAGCTGTGTTCAATGAGAGAGCTATGTGCATACTAAGGATTTTTATGACCATATAAGTAGCAGTCAACTCTCAGGATGCACTGCATCCTGCACAGCCTCCCTCGTGTGTCAACATGGTCTCGTCGTCTGCTTTGAAAACAACTATGAGTCCAGCAGTTTTATGCTGTAAGGCTGCCAAATTCACTACCTTATACTGCTACTAATATCATGCATGTAATTGTGTTACATCTACTcaataattaaacatttttaaaaacttgcCTCTAGATGATAtggaaaatattatattatatatagtatTAGGGATAATACAGCACTTTCTTCTTCTAAttatttctttctctgttcCAAAATGTGGTTAGAGGTCAGGAGCAGACATGGGAGCTTATGGAGATTTAGTGCCTGGCCCTTGGACACTTTGGCAGGATGGATGTTGGACTTGAACCTCTCAATTAATCATGTtacttttaataaatcatttccaacaggggaattcaaacattttgaatgtttgAATTCTCACTAGTGCTCACAAGAGCTCTTAGatgcaagtttaaaaaaactaaaaccatATTTGGATAAAGTGTAAAGTAAACTATATAGTCATCTTAAGCAACACTTTTAAATAACTGAACTCTTTTAAATCCACCAGTGCACCTCTCGCACTGACAATCACATCAGGAGACCTAACGAGACGTGAAGTGTAGAACAGACAGGTGCCTAACAGGTGTCCCTCGCTCAGAACAGGTGAGCCTAGATTTCACGACCAGGCGTGTTGATGCTATGTGGGAACCGCCGCGGGCGATCGTGTTATTGATGTGAAGGAGGGAAGGCACTTGTTCAGTCCTCACATCAACCTTGACGGttgttggcaaaaaaaaaggcctgacTCGTTACAGGATTCCAGATTAAATCAAAGGGCTGACGGCACAAAGCCAACGCACAACGCATGTCACAACCAGGGACCAGAGTGTTAGAAAGGAACAGTAAAGTGTAAAAAAATACTTCTTTCAATCAGTGGTCCAAACTTAGATAATTCACGCTAGGGATTTCCAAGCAGGGAACCAACTACACTAGGTGGTACTTGTGCTGTCTCCATATACGTAGATAGATTGTCCTGTGTTTGAAAATTTTAATTCTCATTCcaaaatagataaatattcacatttacGGCTTGTGAGTTGTCTTTTTAACTCCAGCCCCACCTGTTGTGATTGAGAATTCATTGGAATTAAATGAATTAGCAAGTGAGAAGAAAAGTCTGAACAGTTCATgtaaaagcaacaaataaatGCTTCAAATTGTGAAATATACATAAGTATGGACAAATGATCGAGATAGCAAACGAATAAACTGTGAGATTAAatgtcacaaacaaaacaatatctGGGCAGTTTTACAGGTGAACATTTTGAATGTGTCCCAGGTATTTCAGGTAGCAGGGAGTGTTCGTGTATGGAAACGTGTCCAGGCTCGTTCCATGAAATTGCCGCGATAcgtctcaggaatcaggaaacatttattaccataatattaccaaggaatttgacttggcgggtGGTGCATGACGGCGGGTGGTGCATGACAGCAGACGgtacgacaatggacaacaaaacaacatagtgcaagaggaatcaagtaaaatataataaaatatattgctgcaggttagtaatataaggctatgggtctctttaaatattcaaatatgttATTTCCATCCCCGAACAGTTCAAACAGTTCGAACATTGTGATGTCACCAGATATGATATCTGAACCTGCTCCGTACACAATGAGCGGGAGACCTTGAATGTTTGTCTACCTTCATTTATAACCAAATTAGCTATATTCCATTGTAGCGTAaccagagctgcagcagaaaatgggcacacaaacacaaacagtccACAGTAATATTCCCAAGCCAGTCCGTCGAGCAGCACCACTTTTCTACTCAGTGACATCACACATTCAAATTGTGGCCCGCTTTGACCTCGAGAATGACATTTATGAGTTTTGAAAAACGGGTGTAGATGCTCTACATCCAGAATGTAGGTAAACATCTAACACGCCTGTGGGAGCTGcctggaaaaagaagaagcactAGATAAGAACCAAAAAGGTCATTCCACTCTCGACCTCTTCGTGTCCAGTCTCCCCTTCCACACATCTGGGAGGCGGCGCAGGAACGAGAAACAGATGCTGCCAGCTCGCGCTCCGCGGACCCTCGATGACTTGCGACGAGACCCGACGCAAATGTCGCCCCGTCAAACCGGACCGCGCGCTCGCACAGTCGGCGCAGAGGCCGACTCTTGACCCGCAGAGGTCAGATCGTACCAGGGGCTCCGGTATGGCCGCCACGGGCTGGCAAACATGGGAGAATTCTGTGATTTACGTGTCACTGTGAAAGGAATGCGGCCGTGTGTGGTTTCCCTCCTCGCTTGGCAGCCGGGCCTCACACGCACGTGGAGCAGAGCCGCCGAATGTTTGGCACGCCTGCCTTTGGAAAAGCTCAATAAATCTCACACATTCCcggctctcctctctccgggATGGATGGGGAAATATCAGAAACTTTCAGCgggggaggtcaaaggtgaggcccccccccccgtcccttgAGCGGGACCAGATGccaagagaggggaagagagagggacTTCAAATGAacgaattaaaacaaaaaaagggttaATGTTTGACAGAAACCATGTGCGGTGAAAAGTACACAAAGGACACAAAATAGACAACGAGGCCAGGAGACAAAAAGCAAACACGAGTGGGCACAGAGAGAAATGTCGGCATGTTTTACCAAATATGGACACTTCTGACCTCActatctcccctccctctccttttcaCTGAGACCTAGTCACCCCCCTTTCCTCCGTTAGTGGGCATAGCAGCAGGGTGTGTCTGTAATTCAGGGTGTGTGAAGCCATTATATCACTCAGTCAGAAAGAAGAAAGCAGCCATTCAGCTGCGGCATGTTAAAAGGGTGGTCGGTAAACTGGCTGACcactgtgtaatgtgtgtgtgtgtccctgtgcatagcacgcacacacacacacacacacacacacgtgtaataCAAGTAGTTGAGATCTGTGTCAAATCTTGAGTCAATAGGTTGTTTAACGGCTCCGCTGACCCAGATCCTCTGGCTGTAAACTGTTACACCGGACAGAGCCgtgtgtttattgtttaaatcatgtacaaagtgtgtgtgtgtgtgtgtgtgtgtgtcacctaaAAGGCCACGGccacagagaaaaaacaagagcaCATCCAGCCTTTTGAGACAATGCAACAATAACGTCTTCCGTCTTGATCCCCCACCCGTGTTTTCCAGCACCTCCATCCTGCTCATTTCCCCACTTATCGGCAGACAGGAACAcgctacaaaaagaaaaacaagcactCAGAACTAACGGCTAACTTACAAGCCGGGCCGTTTTGACAGCATCGTCACTGCTCTCTATATGCTTTTGCAAGCTGTCTGTCTTTGGTTGGTGTTTTGCACTGAGCAGAATAGACAGCAAACAAAAGGTGGAGTGTAAAACGtgtttataatataaatacagcTCTGAATTCACTATAAACACAGAATGCTGGAGGGCCAGATCTGGGTGGTGCAGTCTCTTCCTctacctctcacacacacacacacacacacacacacacacactcacgcagttAAAACATTTAGATCGGTGAGGTCATTTCAAACGGACACACAGAAATTGTTTCAGGCGGGACAGTCAATAGAAGGAACCTGCAACTCCGCTTCCCGGCCCGTTTGTTTGAGCGTGTCTTTTTTTGCCTTATATGGTCACAAgagtgggagagggagagaaagagggagagacgggaggtGTGGCCTGTGTTTTCTTGTGCAGGAGGTGTAGGGTTACGtgcagttttccaacctttggaGCTGGTTATTTGTTTGTAAGGTCTTACAGGCAGCGGCCCTGCTTCATGCAGATCGCATTCACGTGATAGAACAGACAGGAGGAACAAAACAAGGGCTTAGAAACACTCCCGagacctccccccctctcccccccctgaCCCGAGGATGAGTCAacgcaaaaagagaaaaggtgcCATTACGTCACTCCAGACGTCCAAAACAAACCACGCAGGAATGCTTTTCATCCGGGACACAACGCGTTCTGTGATTTAAGAACACATAGCGAGGGCTGAGCTAATGAGGTTACAATACGTCCGCTTCACTCCGTCAGCAGGacgtgtcggggggggggtgcaggtgcTTTCCAGTCGCGGGCGACCTCATTGCTCTCGGGTGTTTCCAGCAGGCAATAACGCGGAAATAAAAAGGCCTGTAATCCTTCTCGCCTCCACGCGCGCAAGGCCTCCTGGGTATCCGTGCGTAGCAGTACTTCCTGGTTGGGAAATCACTTTTGATGTCTACTCTTCCACTGTTGACAAAGTTCTAGTGAAAACCCACAAACCCTGGACAAAGCCGCAGAGGACTCAAATCACACTGAAAATAAAGGGTTCACTGTTATTTCTCCATTTATTTTGTGGGAAAAAGTTATACATAACTTACATCCCATTAGTATCATTTGGAAGAAATGTCTTGACCACCAGGTTAAgtcaaaaactcaaaaaaaacaaaacagaacatCTTCTGAAACTTTATTAATTCACTTGGTCACAATTCCGGTACATATAGTTCATTGGAGTAATAAACTAAATCAAACTCGTATTTCCCCAATTCCCACATGACACGCGTCAGACTCACACGCGCGCAGCTTCCTCTCCCACATCAGGCAGGATGGTGTAAAACGACCCGTGTGTGGCTTTTGCGATGTGAAGATAAACGCCGCCACCGTGTGGATAAAAGCGGGAACTGCAGGGTAACACTGTCGCTAGCCTCATTCAGTAATGTCAGCTTTTAAGAAGAATCCTCTCCACCCGCTAAAGTTAAAAAGAAGTTCATCATACAGTATATGTGCAGTGGCGTAGTTTCCACTCTGCAGACGTGTGTGTACGCATAGAGAGCCCGGCTGCTCTCGTGGAGCGGTCACATTATTGAAGGGAAATGGAAAACGCtagaacacaaaaatgaaagCACACACCCATCTCtggacacaataaaaaaaaaaaaaagactgaagaaACGATGCAGACGCGGTTCGTCTAGGGATGGGTGTGAGCGCTCTGAGCGTTTGCCACCGTGGGCGGCGGTAAGGTTTTTTTGATGATGGCGGCcgggatcacacacacacacaactgcgaCGTGATGGCGATGAGCGGCAGGGTTGCCAACGAGCTTGGTTGCTATCCGATGACCTTGCCGACAAATGAGTCCAGCTCGTCGTCGTCTTTGATCCCCACAAAGTGGTCGACCACGTCGCCTCCACGAATGGCGATCACGGTGGGGACGGCAGACACCTGGGAGCGGTCAGAGTCATGCGTTAGAACACCAATAATGTCACGACTGGTCGACATGGAATCGGAACATGACCAGAAACCCGATGGTTGAAATTATATTATGGATATCTCTAATAATTTTTAATTTCCGCTACCTGAAGTTGAAATCGTGACGCGCAACAACTAGGCTATAGATATCTGGGATTTTTCTTATTCCATCACAAGTGTTATTTTGGATATGTGAGATTGAAATGCGCATGAAGGTGATGTCACTTTTCTTACGTGGAATTTAATGACATGTACCTGGAACACAGAACTCCGCTTTTAAATTAAACTGTACGGTCATTGCAATGACACCACTAAttcaacacaaaaaagaaaaaggatgcaCTACAAAAATCAAATGTCATGAATCTACAAAGCTGCATCAAGTCTCACCCCGTACTCGATGGCCAGGTCTGTGTGGTCATCGATGTCGACCTTCGCCATGGCAACGCGGCCTTTCTGTTTCGCAACGGCCTTCTCCAACCTCGGCCCAAGGATCTTACAGGGACCACACcacctaaaaaatgtttttaaaaaaacgtaaaagACCAAGTATGTACCAGAGTGGCCCAGCGGCGACACCGTGCATCGTGGGAAATCGCCTTCCTCTCAAACGCAGgcgtaaagcctagtttatgcttctgcgttttcagagtgatGCAGACGcgagccccccttgcgtgtcccttgcgtgccttttcacacctccttgcgtgtgtcgagccatttttctaggcttgcgtcgaaagcgactacgtccgctaactacgtcctttacggagtctcacatttccgctttcatagcccgataccgccattattaaaacgaagaatgtttacgaaaGAACGGATcggattgaagaacttttgtcggaagaaatgcataaatatgaccggcaaaccggcgatctccctccgtgaatccaacccgcttatacaacccgccaatgacggcttgtataagcgggttggattcacggagggagatcgccgcaaacgccggtttgccggtcgagagaaacaaagttgtggaggacaatacgggacaaatgtgtccacaatgaaaagcagcagtgtcgatgcacggggcaataaagtctatgataaataaataaataaataaacaaatagacgtgactctaggtcgtcttcaacaaaacacatcactccgcctgttgttctggcggtgaattgctctccaacacacgcaagacttttagaaccatgaattgaaacgagtgcgtcgacgcaatgacgcagaagcatgcgccagccacGCCCATCCTATGAGGTTGTCAAATTCACTTCTTTGAGAAATTAAAGAGCATTGTAACGCAGATATAAAACGGTTTAAGTGATGAGCTTTATGCTGGGACCTGTCTTACTACTTCTCAGAAGgggaaattacattttcaggAACTGAATAATTAACTTCAGTTAAGAGCTTTTTATGTGAACTGAATaagctggaagaggaagagcagaacCGGTTTGTTAACTCACATTGTAACTGTCGGCCATTAATACATCCGACACGCTCCGCCCCTTAGAGTGGAACACACCCGGGTCAGTTACGTATGAGTGCGTTATTTTTAACACGCCTGGTACGTATGTAACACGGGTAGTCATTTAAAGAGGCAGGGCAGCTGTAAAACATGCTCCTTCCGAGGTCAGTGCCTTTTTAATAGGTTTTCAAGAactcaataaaaagaaaaattccaGAAAATTCCAATCCCAGATTAAAATTTAATCACTCGTCCAGCATGTGCACCTTCGCTTAGCAGCTACTCACTGCGCATGGAAGTCGACGAGCACCGGCAGCTCGCTGTTGATCACCCGTTCGGTGAAGTCCTCGTGGTCCTGGACGTTGAAGGAGACCTTCCGGcggggggagcgagggagggagcgggGCGAGAGGAAGGACGCTCTGGTTGCGGTGCACTGCAGCGAAGaggtggagaaagaggaggttGCGGCGGCGGTGGACGCTGGGAGGCTGCGGACGTCTTTCGCAGAGAGCGTCCAAATTCTGCGCAGTAGCAGCCTGTGAGCCATCTGAGAGACACGCGAGAACCACACGGCAAAAGGAGAATGACGGAATTTCAGGATTTCACATTGAACTTCACTTTGTCTCCTTTGACACACAAAGCTTAAAAGGTATATTTAAGCTAAAAAGATTGAAATGTTCATATAAATCATAGAAAACACAACTTTCTTTTATTGAAAATGTATACGCTACTTGTCCGGTCTTGAAGGTTTTTATGGGGACTTGTTTGCCCATGTGAGCCTGTGTGAAGCCACAAACACGAGATAATAGTAACATCATCCACACTGCAAACATGTAATAATTGAGCATACATTAAGCAAAACAGGTAGAAATGTACTGGTTCCATGAGAGAGTAGAGAGTAGTTGTGTGGGATGTCACTGCTTCCTGTCAGTGTGAATATAACGAGGTTTTGGGGAATTAGACTggtggagagaagaaaaaagaacattgattgaTCTGCTAATTCTTTCCTTAAACAGATAATTTCTGAACGGTTTGGTCTTTCGAAAGTAAAAACTTTAATAAAGTATTGAAACCGGTTGTTTTGAACGGCCCAACAGAGATACACTCAGTGTGTCGTCATTAAAAGACAAAGCATTCTGAGGGTTAGTTTATAGCCTGATCACTCACTGAAGAGCTTCCTTGGGCTGTGGAGCTCTAGTTGTGGGACATGTCCCGTTTTAAGACACGTCTTTGACTCGAGGGAAACCTTATGCTTTAAGCGCGAGCCCATTAGATGTGATCGTTTAATTATCTTAACAGCTCGTCTCTGCCTTCAGCTCCGCGGCGTGGCGACACACTACAATGTAGAAACAGttaagcagtaaaaaaaaaaccaaaaccaaaccgCTCACGTGTTCTTTCTGGGGAGTAACGGGGTAAAGAGACGAGCCTCGCGGGGTTCGCGGGGTCGTAGATGCGCAGCTAGCGGCGGCTCGGTGGCTCCAACCTACGTTACGTAGTTGTGACTTTGCCCTCCTggtccttcctccctccctccctctctctctctccccctccctcaccctccttCGCCTCCCCGCGTTGCGTGAgagaaacacacgcgcacaccggACTGTTCCGCCACTCGACGCCACGATGCCCCGCGCGGCGCTAACAGTTGATTAAGGTGCGTTTACCTTGCTGCTCAGCTAGCGGTGATCTTGGCCTTGGCTGAACACTGAAGTACTTCCGGTTTGGAGCGGCGCGCGGGTAGAataaaaaggggaggggggagcaggCAGCCTTTTATCGCTTCTTCAGACCGCAGTACCGCGACCAGCGCCCCCACGCGGCCACACGAGGAAGCACACGGCGGTGCAACAGGGGGAAATACTcattttgtgtgaaaaaaata of Gasterosteus aculeatus chromosome 11, fGasAcu3.hap1.1, whole genome shotgun sequence contains these proteins:
- the txn2 gene encoding thioredoxin, mitochondrial: MAHRLLLRRIWTLSAKDVRSLPASTAAATSSFSTSSLQCTATRASFLSPRSLPRSPRRKVSFNVQDHEDFTERVINSELPVLVDFHAQWCGPCKILGPRLEKAVAKQKGRVAMAKVDIDDHTDLAIEYGVSAVPTVIAIRGGDVVDHFVGIKDDDELDSFVGKVIG